One genomic segment of Drosophila melanogaster chromosome 3R includes these proteins:
- the CG17193 gene encoding uncharacterized protein, isoform C, producing MAGGGRTAGKYGYSDNNYYSGHSYKSINDEIILVSIIMGITILVLITIALCYIAYEKCQKKREYYINA from the exons ATGGCCGGCGGGGGCAGGACAGCCGGCAAATACGGATATTCGGACAACAATTATTACAGTG gTCACTCGTACAAGAGCATCAACGATGAGATTATACTGGTCAGCATCATAATGGGCATCACCATACTGGTCCTCATCACCATCGCACTGTGCTACATTGCGTACGAGAAGTGCCAGAAGAAGCGGGAGTACTATATCAACGCCTAG
- the Regnase-1 gene encoding regnase 1, translated as MRIKMDCEVQEQHKQQQQQQQVHQQQQKHGSSNKLPVRKQESCSDDDESQSPSRTTERQNLEFAKKLGYSEQSIHSALTRLGSEAKQNELLAELIKLTADAPRPAHIGGGGSPSSMTSTLSSPTGGSNSSGLRHIVIDGSNVALSHGNNLVFSCRGIRICVDWFRQRGHRDITAFVPNWRKEMANNNIADQELLYELEHERYLVFTPSRHLDGKRVSCYDDRFILKLAVETDGIVVSNDNYRDLILESNEFRRVVQERLLMYSFVNDIFMPPDDPLGRSGPNLDLFLCSQTQQKMADAQQLCPYGKKCTYGQKCKFRHHNQAPLLQRLPLQASHSAPLHTNGGQQLVSPGGNNNNVKINSLISREPLGRTKSNTIEQVCQGFSAQMDLSEGAVESSQPNRHKKLQRQQPPPAYRLLVPTYSAPLQQQQHQAQQQHQQSNSSTNYHHQYLTRTPSAPVTDQGLGLPLPAHNFAHLSASDSRINEELHASQQLPREEQRRLLRYHLGSLFPPHQVHAVLQLYPEETDAKTICAAILNLFPHN; from the coding sequence ATGCGCATCAAGATGGATTGCGAAGTGCAGGAGCAAcacaaacagcagcaacaacaacagcaggtccaccagcaacaacaaaaacacggcagcagcaacaagttgCCAGTGAGAAAGCAGGAAAGCTGCTCCGACGACGATGAGAGCCAGAGTCCCAGCCGCACAACGGAGCGCCAGAACCTGGAGTTCGCCAAAAAGCTAGGCTACAGCGAACAGTCCATCCATTCGGCGCTGACGCGCCTCGGCTCGGAAGCCAAGCAGAACGAGCTGCTGGCGGAGCTGATCAAGCTGACGGCCGATGCACCGCGGCCCGCCCACATAGGCGGAGGCGGCAGTCCATCCAGCATGACCAGCACTCTGTCCTCCCCGACCGGCGGTAGCAACAGCTCTGGCTTGAGACACATCGTAATCGATGGCAGTAATGTCGCCCTTTCTCACGGCAACAATCTAGTATTCTCTTGCCGCGGCATTCGCATCTGTGTGGACTGGTTCCGGCAGCGTGGCCATCGCGACATCACCGCTTTCGTGCCCAACTGGCGCAAGGAGATGGCGAACAACAACATAGCCGACCAGGAGCTGCTCTACGAGCTGGAGCACGAAAGATACCTGGTGTTCACGCCATCGCGACATCTGGATGGCAAGCGTGTGTCCTGCTACGATGATCGCTTCATACTCAAGCTGGCAGTGGAAACTGACGGCATTGTAGTCTCCAACGACAACTACAGGGATCTGATCCTGGAGAGTAACGAGTTTAGGCGCGTGGTGCAGGAGCGCCTGTTGATGTACTCTTTTGTAAATGACATCTTCATGCCACCCGACGATCCGCTGGGCAGATCGGGTCCAAATCTGGACCTCTTCCTGTGCTCGCAGACGCAGCAGAAAATGGCGGATGCGCAGCAGTTGTGTCCGTACGGCAAGAAGTGCACCTACGGCCAGAAGTGCAAGTTCCGGCATCACAATCAGGCGCCACTGCTGCAGCGCCTCCCGCTGCAGGCCTCCCACAGCGCGCCCCTGCACACGAACGGTGGCCAACAGTTGGTCAGTCCGGGTGgcaataataacaatgttaAGATCAACTCACTGATTAGCCGGGAGCCGCTGGGGCGCACCAAGTCAAATACCATCGAGCAGGTATGTCAGGGCTTCTCCGCTCAAATGGATCTTTCAGAGGGTGCCGTGGAATCCAGCCAGCCCAATCGCCACAAGAAGCTGCAGCGCCAACAACCGCCGCCCGCCTACCGCCTGCTGGTGCCCACCTACAGTGCTCCcctccagcaacaacaacaccaggcacagcagcagcatcaacagtCCAACTCCAGCACCAACTATCACCACCAGTATCTGACGCGCACGCCATCCGCCCCGGTCACGGATCAGGGACTGGGTCTGCCACTGCCCGCTCACAACTTCGCCCATCTGTCTGCCTCCGATTCGCGCATCAACGAGGAGCTGCACGCCTCGCAGCAGCTTCCGCGGGAGGAGCAGCGCCGATTGCTGCGCTATCACCTGGGCAGCCTTTTCCCACCGCACCAGGTGCATGCCGTACTGCAGCTCTATCCGGAGGAGACCGACGCCAAGACCATATGCGCGGCTATTCTTAATTTATTTCCGCATAATTAG
- the CG33934 gene encoding uncharacterized protein, isoform D has product MGDADGKIGGGQAVKRCCGFHWRGKATAMIPLITLPIMIYGVLENNLAFQCMYLVANMALFWITEAIPLYLTALFPVVFLPLFGILTSEKVCSFYFSDTVVMFIGGLLIALAIEYSNLHQRIALNTILIVGCSPRRLHFGLVMVTCFISLWISNSAATAMMCPIVKAVLNEMETQNIFAIYKTQEEEPVEEGDPPHPSTISMAFYFGIAYSSSIGGCGTLIGTGTNLTYKGLYDTRFPNSDEKIDFPIFMAYSVPFVVLVLIFLTYFSLQVTHMGLFRPNSKIGQEVKKGAESQDVVKDVIKQRKAELGPMSCHEIQVGLLFVLMIFLLFTRKPGFFPGWADFLNAKAIGSGPPVFFATILLFALPTQYTFFKYCCGKAPFPGQTLDACLSWVYCQKYTPFGLAFLLGGFALAEGSRVSGMAKMLGESLAFAGEMHSVLVISMCIIISLFCTAFASNVAICNILIPIFSEMALAIEVHPMKLTFPAALACSLAFHLPVSTPPNAIISGFTGLKTKYMAIAGILPTCWAFLCLLFTGTVWTMLIYPGTTEFPSWAI; this is encoded by the exons ATGGGAGA TGCTGACGGAAAAATTGGAGGTGGTCAGGCCGTAAAGAGATGTTGCGGCTTCCATTGGAGGGGCAAGGCGACCGCCATGATTCCTCTCATCACATTGCCGATTATGATCTATGGGGTCTTGGAGAATAATTTG GCATTTCAATGCATGTATCTGGTGGCCAATATGGCGCTCTTCTGGATCACGGAAGCCATTCCTCTATATTTGACAGCTCTGTTTCCGGTCGTTTTTCTGCCACTGTTTGGCATTTTG ACTTCGGAAAAGGTGTGCAGCTTTTACTTTAGTGACACCGTGGTTATGTTCATTGGGGGACTGCTTATTGCTCTGGCCATAGAATATAGCAATCTCCATCAACGTATTGCACTCAACACTATTCTAATAGTGGGCTGCAGTCCGAGGCG CTTGCACTTCGGATTGGTCATGGTGACTTGCTTCATTTCGCTCTGGATTTCAAACTCAGCAGCCACTGCCATGATGTGTCCAATAGTCAAAGCAGTGCTCAATGAAATGGAAACT caaaacatttttgccatttaCAAGACGCAGGAAGAGGAGCCAGTGGAAGAGGGAGA CCCACCGCATCCGTCGACAATCTCGATGGCGTTCTATTTCGGCATCGCGTACTCTTCGTCAATCGGTGGTTGTGGCACCTTGATCGGAACTGGGACGAACCTGACTTATAAGGGCTTATACGATAC ACGTTTTCCCAACTCCGACGAGAAGATTGACTTCCCCATCTTTATGGCGTACTCCGTTCCGTTCGTAGTGCTCGTGCTTATCTTTCTCACGTACTTCTCGCTACAAGTCACACACATGGGTCTCTTCCGGCCGAATAGCAAAATTGGTCAGGAGGTGAAGAAGGGCGCCGAGAGCCAGGACGTTGTCAAGGATGTGATCAAGCAGCGCAAGGCAGAGCTAGGACCGATGAGCTGCCACGAGATTCAAGTCGGTTTGCTCTTCGTTCTGATGATTTTCCTGCTCTTCACCCGAAAACCTGGTTTCTTTCCGGGATGGGCTGACTTTCTGAATGCCAA AGCCATTGGCAGTGGTCCTCCAGTATTTTTCGCAACAATACTGCTCTTCGCGCTGCCCACACAGTACACCTTCTTCAAGTACTGCTGCGGAAAGGCTCCTTTCCCAGGACAAACTTTGGATGCCTGCCTGTCGTGGGTCTACTGCCAAAAGTACACCCCCTTTGGCCTGGCCTTTCTGTTGG GTGGATTTGCTTTGGCTGAGGGCAGCAGGGTAAGCGGAATGGCCAAAATGCTGGGCGAGTCCTTAGCATTCGCTGGTGAAATGCATTCCGTCCTCGTTATATCAATGTGTATTATAATCTCCCTATTCTGCACTGCATTCGCATCCAATGTGGCTATCTGCAATATTCTTATCCCGATCTTCTCGGAAATG GCCCTGGCCATCGAAGTGCATCCCATGAAGCTGACTTTTCCGGCTGCCCTGGCCTGCAGCTTGGCTTTCCATCTGCCCGTAAGCACTCCGCCTAATGCAATTATATCCGGCTTTACGGGTTTGAAAACAAAGTACATGGCCATCGCTGGGATTCTGCCTACATGTTGGGCCTTCCTATGTCTGCTGTTCACCGGAACCGTGTGGACCATGCTGATCTATCCGGGGACGACGGAATTCCCCTCTTGGGCTATTTAG
- the CG33934 gene encoding uncharacterized protein, isoform E gives MGDADGKIGGGQAVKRCCGFHWRGKATAMIPLITLPIMIYGVLENNLAFQCMYLVANMALFWITEAIPLYLTALFPVVFLPLFGILTSEKVCSFYFSDTVVMFIGGLLIALAIEYSNLHQRIALNTILIVGCSPRRLHFGLVMVTCFISLWISNSAATAMMCPIVKAVLNEMETQNIFAIYKTQEEEPVEEGDPPHPSTISMAFYFGIAYSSSIGGCGTLIGTGTNLTYKGLYDTRFPNSDEKIDFPIFMAYSVPFVVLVLIFLTYFSLQVTHMGLFRPNSKIGQEVKKGAESQDVVKDVIKQRKAELGPMSCHEIQVGLLFVLMIFLLFTRKPGFFPGWADFLNAKAIGSGPPVFFATILLFALPTQYTFFKYCCGKAPFPGQTLDACLSWVYCQKYTPFGLAFLLGGGFALAEGSRVSGMAKMLGESLAFAGEMHSVLVISMCIIISLFCTAFASNVAICNILIPIFSEMALAIEVHPMKLTFPAALACSLAFHLPVSTPPNAIISGFTGLKTKYMAIAGILPTCWAFLCLLFTGTVWTMLIYPGTTEFPSWAI, from the exons ATGGGAGA TGCTGACGGAAAAATTGGAGGTGGTCAGGCCGTAAAGAGATGTTGCGGCTTCCATTGGAGGGGCAAGGCGACCGCCATGATTCCTCTCATCACATTGCCGATTATGATCTATGGGGTCTTGGAGAATAATTTG GCATTTCAATGCATGTATCTGGTGGCCAATATGGCGCTCTTCTGGATCACGGAAGCCATTCCTCTATATTTGACAGCTCTGTTTCCGGTCGTTTTTCTGCCACTGTTTGGCATTTTG ACTTCGGAAAAGGTGTGCAGCTTTTACTTTAGTGACACCGTGGTTATGTTCATTGGGGGACTGCTTATTGCTCTGGCCATAGAATATAGCAATCTCCATCAACGTATTGCACTCAACACTATTCTAATAGTGGGCTGCAGTCCGAGGCG CTTGCACTTCGGATTGGTCATGGTGACTTGCTTCATTTCGCTCTGGATTTCAAACTCAGCAGCCACTGCCATGATGTGTCCAATAGTCAAAGCAGTGCTCAATGAAATGGAAACT caaaacatttttgccatttaCAAGACGCAGGAAGAGGAGCCAGTGGAAGAGGGAGA CCCACCGCATCCGTCGACAATCTCGATGGCGTTCTATTTCGGCATCGCGTACTCTTCGTCAATCGGTGGTTGTGGCACCTTGATCGGAACTGGGACGAACCTGACTTATAAGGGCTTATACGATAC ACGTTTTCCCAACTCCGACGAGAAGATTGACTTCCCCATCTTTATGGCGTACTCCGTTCCGTTCGTAGTGCTCGTGCTTATCTTTCTCACGTACTTCTCGCTACAAGTCACACACATGGGTCTCTTCCGGCCGAATAGCAAAATTGGTCAGGAGGTGAAGAAGGGCGCCGAGAGCCAGGACGTTGTCAAGGATGTGATCAAGCAGCGCAAGGCAGAGCTAGGACCGATGAGCTGCCACGAGATTCAAGTCGGTTTGCTCTTCGTTCTGATGATTTTCCTGCTCTTCACCCGAAAACCTGGTTTCTTTCCGGGATGGGCTGACTTTCTGAATGCCAA AGCCATTGGCAGTGGTCCTCCAGTATTTTTCGCAACAATACTGCTCTTCGCGCTGCCCACACAGTACACCTTCTTCAAGTACTGCTGCGGAAAGGCTCCTTTCCCAGGACAAACTTTGGATGCCTGCCTGTCGTGGGTCTACTGCCAAAAGTACACCCCCTTTGGCCTGGCCTTTCTGTTGG GAGGTGGATTTGCTTTGGCTGAGGGCAGCAGGGTAAGCGGAATGGCCAAAATGCTGGGCGAGTCCTTAGCATTCGCTGGTGAAATGCATTCCGTCCTCGTTATATCAATGTGTATTATAATCTCCCTATTCTGCACTGCATTCGCATCCAATGTGGCTATCTGCAATATTCTTATCCCGATCTTCTCGGAAATG GCCCTGGCCATCGAAGTGCATCCCATGAAGCTGACTTTTCCGGCTGCCCTGGCCTGCAGCTTGGCTTTCCATCTGCCCGTAAGCACTCCGCCTAATGCAATTATATCCGGCTTTACGGGTTTGAAAACAAAGTACATGGCCATCGCTGGGATTCTGCCTACATGTTGGGCCTTCCTATGTCTGCTGTTCACCGGAACCGTGTGGACCATGCTGATCTATCCGGGGACGACGGAATTCCCCTCTTGGGCTATTTAG
- the Indy-2 gene encoding I'm not dead yet 2, isoform A: MAEPGEQRKFVLGRCCIFHWRGKASIIIPLITLPILIYGFQTDMAEFKCLWLIVTMALLWITETLPIYVTALFPLVFCPLLGLVNASIVCKQYFTDTIVVFLGGLIVALGIEYSNLHTRIALRVIRIVGGSPRRLFVGLMSVSTFMGLWISNSAGTAMMCPIVKALVNELDTNKIFPVYMTQEEEPVEEGEPPHPSKITVAFYAGIAYASSIGGLGTLIGTGTNLVFRGIYTERFPTSTVEITFANFMFYSIPLMVIVNVTLVIIAFLITHMGLFRPNSKTGKIIAEANTNRKLMEDVLRQRHIDLGPMSCHEIQMAIAFAFMIVLLITRKPGFVPGWSDLINRKVVGSASGLSFIVLLIFALPTQYTFFKYCCGKGPFTAQAIDAILSWEYVLRNIPWGLLFLLGGGFALAVASRETGLNIMISKAMQVLIGLPNIVVQSITFVLANFFSAFNANVVVANIVLPILCEMSLALELHPLILTLPACLGISMVYFLPVSTPPNAIVTQYAHIKTKYFACCGIVPTIIGISVALVNTNTWGLIIFPESKSFPDWAKEIKNQTKI, from the exons ATGGCAGAACCAGGAGAACAACG AAAATTCGTATTGGGACGCTGTTGTATTTTCCACTGGCGCGGGAAGGCTTCAATAATTATACCCTTGATCACACTGCCAATTCTTATTTATGGCTTTCAGACCGACATGGCC GAGTTCAAGTGCCTGTGGCTTATTGTTACCATGGCCCTGCTGTGGATCACCGAAACCCTACCGATATATGTCACGGCATTGTTTCCCCTTGTCTTTTGCCCTCTCCTTGGTCTTGTG AATGCCTCTATAGTCTGCAAACAGTACTTCACCGACACCATTGTGGTATTCCTTGGTGGGCTTATTGTGGCCTTGGGAATTGAGTACAGTAATCTACACACCAGAATTGCCCTGAGGGTCATTCGGATTGTCGGTGGAAGTCCTAGACG TTTATTCGTAGGCTTGATGAGCGTGAGCACGTTTATGGGATTGTGGATATCCAACTCAGCCGGAACGGCCATGATGTGCCCCATTGTCAAAGCGCTGGTCAATGAATTGGATACC aacaaaatatttcccgttTATATGACGCAAGAGGAAGAACCAGTAGAGGAGGGAGA ACCACCACATCCGTCGAAGATAACAGTAGCCTTCTACGCTGGCATAGCCTACGCCTCCTCCATTGGGGGACTGGGAACACTGATTGGCACAGGAACGAATCTGGTCTTTAGGGGCATATACACGGA GCGATTTCCCACTTCTACGGTGGAGATTACATTTGCCAACTTTATGTTCTACTCGATACCCTTGATGGTGATTGTAAACGTTACGCTGGTTATCATAGCTTTCCTCATCACGCACATGGGACTGTTTCGACCAAATAGTAAAACCGGTAAAATCATTGCGGAGGCCAACACAAACAGGAAACTGATGGAGGATGTTTTGCGACAGCGCCATATTGATTTGGGCCCAATGAGCTGTCATGAAATTCAAATGGCCATCGCCTTTGCTTTTATGATAGTGCTCCTAATTACCCGCAAGCCGGGATTCGTTCCGGGTTGGAGCGATTTGATCAATAGAaa GGTAGTGGGAAGTGCATCGGGACTGTCATTTATTGTTCTACTGATTTTTGCCTTGCCCACCCAATATACGTTCTTCAAGTACTGTTGCGGTAAAG GTCCGTTTACCGCCCAGGCGATCGATGCGATATTATCGTGGGAATATGTTTTACGCAACATTCCCTGGGGCCTATTATTTCTGCTGG GTGGTGGCTTTGCCTTGGCCGTGGCCAGCAGGGAAACTGGTTTGAACATAATGATCTCCAAGGCCATGCAAGTCCTCATCGGATTGCCAAATATTGTGGTGCAGTCGATCACGTTTGTATTGGCCAATTTTTTCTCCGCTTTCAACGCCAACGTTGTTGTGGCGAACATTGTGCTACCAATTTTATGTGAAATG TCTCTCGCTCTGGAGCTACATCCTTTGATTTTAACTCTGCCAGCTTGTTTGGGAATTAGCATGGTCTACTTTTTACCCGTGAGCACGCCGCCAAATGCAATTGTTACCCAATATGCACATATTAAGACCAAATACTTT GCCTGTTGCGGTATAGTGCCCACCATTATCGGGATTTCTGTGGCTCTGGTGAACACGAATACCTGGGGATTGATAATATTTCCAGAATCGAAAAGCTTTCCAGATTGGGCAAAGGAAATTAAgaatcaaacaaaaatataa